A genomic stretch from Marinimicrobium sp. C6131 includes:
- a CDS encoding sugar phosphate isomerase/epimerase family protein: MLNLGLRAHDYGQGTPAEIAAKLGQYDVSCVQLAPAKSFPVLTEQPGQLTPGFANHVRDVFAAQGINIAVLGCYINPTHPDPDAKEQALQRFEEHLRFARDFGCAIVGTETGSKNGDCSYHPDSRKESSFLELVDSVRRLADTAEKYGTIVGIEGVAHHHTVHSYEKMVRMLELVDSPNVQVIYDPVNFFPLDQCHQQQSLMDEAFRLFGDRIVAIHSKDFVIKDGMKEGDLPSGTGEMDHRYLMSLIQKIKPGIHTILESTNPENVQGILERLRQSAK, translated from the coding sequence ATGCTGAATTTGGGCCTGAGAGCACACGACTATGGTCAGGGTACACCCGCGGAGATTGCGGCAAAGCTCGGTCAATACGATGTCTCCTGCGTGCAGCTCGCACCCGCCAAGTCGTTTCCCGTCCTGACGGAACAGCCCGGACAACTGACCCCCGGGTTCGCCAACCACGTGCGCGATGTCTTTGCCGCACAGGGGATCAACATCGCCGTACTGGGTTGCTATATCAACCCGACTCACCCGGACCCCGACGCCAAAGAACAGGCGCTGCAGCGCTTCGAAGAACACCTGCGCTTTGCCCGGGATTTCGGCTGCGCTATTGTCGGCACCGAGACCGGCTCCAAGAACGGCGATTGTAGCTATCACCCCGACAGCCGGAAAGAAAGCTCGTTTCTGGAGTTGGTCGATTCCGTCCGACGCCTGGCCGATACCGCCGAGAAATACGGCACCATTGTGGGTATTGAAGGCGTGGCACACCATCATACGGTACACAGCTACGAGAAAATGGTAAGAATGCTGGAGCTGGTGGACTCACCCAATGTTCAGGTCATTTACGACCCGGTGAACTTTTTCCCGCTGGACCAGTGCCACCAACAGCAGTCGTTGATGGACGAAGCCTTCAGACTGTTCGGAGACCGAATCGTCGCGATACACAGCAAGGACTTCGTGATCAAGGATGGAATGAAGGAAGGAGACCTGCCTTCCGGCACCGGCGAAATGGATCACCGCTATCTGATGTCATTGATTCAGAAAATCAAACCCGGCATCCATACCATTCTCGAGAGCACCAATCCTGAGAACGTCCAGGGTATTCTGGAGCGTTTGCGTCAGTCGGCCAAGTAG
- the gcvP gene encoding aminomethyl-transferring glycine dehydrogenase: MSADFRSAPLAQLAYADEFIHRHIGPDAAETRAMLDALGAGTLDELLDKTVPEAIRQREPLALGEPMTEHEALAELKAIAGKNRLYKSYIGMGYYNTYLPPVIQRNILENPGWYTAYTPYQPEISQGRLEALLNFQQMVMDLTGMELANASMLDEGTAAAEAMAMCKRQNKKNKSDVFFVDEDTHPQTIAVLRTRAEHFGFEVVIAPAEQLADTECFGALLSYPGSTGRVHDLTDLITRAHEKNTLITVASDLMALMLLKSPGEMGADVVVGTNQRFGIPMGFGGPHAGFFAFRDAYKRSAPGRLIGVSVDSRGKTALRMAMQTREQHIRREKANSNICTSQVLLAVLSSSYAVYHGPEGLRRIAERIHRLARLTGEGLKDKGFKLRHDHYFDTIVVELDSEKKQNGLYNAALLSEINLRKVGTTGLGISLDETTTQDDVHLLLNVFCAGDHALNLPKLDHELASHNRAPAIPEVLERLDAVLTHPVFNRYHSETEMLRYLRRLEGRDIALNQSMIPLGSCTMKLNATAEMIPVTWPEFGQLHPFAPMNQAQGYKRLFEDLQQMLEACTGYDAISLQPNAGSQGEYAGLVAIKKYFESKGETERSICLIPASAHGTNPASAQMVGMQVKVVSCDKDGNVDMADLKAKVDEFGTRIAAIMITYPSTHGVFEESVTELCELIHSIGAQVYIDGANMNALVGLAAFGQFGGDVSHLNLHKTFCIPHGGGGPGMGPIGVAQHLAPFLPGHPVQGVPDTDPANGTISAAPWGSASILPISWMYIKMMGKNGMRQASEYAILNANYIARQLSGHYPILYKGKNGTIAHECLLDLRPLKEASGVTEEDIAKRLMDFGFHAPTMSFPVAGTLMIEPTESESKEELDRFIEAMITIRKEIAQIESGEYTVEQSPLRNAPHTQDDVMDENWDRPYSRDTASRPASWLREHKVWPTVNRIDNVFGDRNLVCSCPSIEDYR; the protein is encoded by the coding sequence ATGTCCGCTGATTTCCGCTCCGCGCCCCTGGCGCAACTGGCCTACGCCGATGAATTCATCCACCGTCATATCGGCCCGGATGCCGCCGAGACCCGCGCCATGTTGGACGCACTGGGCGCCGGGACGCTGGATGAACTGCTCGACAAGACGGTGCCCGAGGCCATTCGCCAGCGCGAGCCCCTGGCGCTGGGCGAGCCCATGACCGAGCACGAGGCCCTGGCGGAGCTGAAAGCCATTGCCGGCAAGAACCGCCTGTACAAAAGCTATATCGGGATGGGCTACTACAATACCTATCTGCCCCCGGTGATTCAGCGCAACATTCTGGAAAACCCGGGCTGGTACACCGCCTACACCCCCTATCAGCCGGAAATCTCCCAGGGCCGACTTGAGGCGCTGCTGAACTTCCAGCAGATGGTGATGGACCTGACCGGCATGGAACTGGCCAACGCCTCCATGCTCGATGAAGGCACGGCCGCCGCCGAAGCCATGGCGATGTGCAAGCGCCAGAACAAGAAGAACAAGTCCGACGTGTTCTTTGTGGACGAGGACACCCACCCACAGACCATTGCCGTGTTGCGCACCCGCGCCGAGCATTTTGGCTTTGAGGTGGTGATCGCGCCCGCCGAGCAACTGGCCGACACCGAGTGTTTCGGTGCCCTGCTCTCCTACCCCGGCTCCACCGGCCGGGTCCACGATCTGACCGACCTGATCACCCGGGCTCACGAGAAAAACACCCTGATCACCGTCGCCAGCGACCTGATGGCGCTGATGCTGCTCAAATCCCCCGGCGAGATGGGCGCCGACGTGGTGGTGGGCACTAACCAACGGTTTGGCATTCCCATGGGCTTTGGTGGCCCCCACGCCGGCTTCTTTGCCTTCCGCGACGCCTACAAGCGCTCGGCCCCGGGCCGGCTGATCGGCGTCTCCGTAGACAGCCGGGGCAAGACCGCCCTGCGCATGGCCATGCAGACCCGCGAGCAACACATCCGCCGGGAAAAGGCCAACTCGAACATCTGCACCTCCCAGGTGCTGCTGGCGGTGCTCAGCAGCAGCTACGCCGTCTACCACGGCCCGGAAGGCCTGCGGCGCATCGCCGAGCGCATTCACCGTCTGGCGCGGCTGACCGGCGAAGGGCTGAAGGACAAAGGCTTCAAGCTGCGCCACGATCACTACTTCGACACCATTGTGGTGGAGCTCGACAGCGAGAAAAAGCAGAACGGCCTGTACAACGCCGCCCTGCTCAGCGAAATCAATCTGCGCAAGGTGGGCACCACCGGTCTGGGCATCAGCCTGGATGAAACCACCACGCAGGATGACGTGCACCTGCTGCTGAACGTCTTCTGCGCCGGTGACCACGCCCTGAACCTGCCCAAACTGGACCATGAACTGGCCAGCCACAATCGCGCGCCGGCCATTCCCGAGGTGCTGGAGCGTCTGGACGCGGTGCTGACCCACCCGGTGTTCAATCGCTATCACAGCGAAACCGAGATGCTGCGCTACCTGCGCCGCCTCGAAGGCCGGGACATTGCCCTGAACCAATCCATGATTCCGCTTGGCTCCTGCACCATGAAGCTCAACGCCACCGCGGAGATGATTCCTGTCACCTGGCCGGAATTCGGGCAACTGCATCCCTTTGCGCCCATGAATCAGGCCCAGGGCTATAAGCGACTGTTTGAAGACCTGCAGCAGATGCTCGAGGCCTGTACCGGCTACGATGCCATCAGCCTGCAACCCAACGCCGGCTCCCAGGGCGAGTACGCCGGTCTCGTGGCGATCAAGAAATACTTTGAGAGCAAGGGTGAAACCGAGCGCTCCATCTGCCTGATTCCCGCCTCGGCCCACGGCACCAACCCGGCCTCTGCCCAGATGGTGGGCATGCAGGTCAAAGTGGTCAGCTGCGACAAAGACGGCAACGTCGATATGGCGGACCTCAAGGCCAAGGTGGACGAGTTCGGCACCCGCATCGCCGCCATCATGATCACCTACCCCTCCACCCACGGGGTGTTTGAGGAGAGCGTGACCGAATTGTGCGAGCTGATCCACAGCATCGGCGCCCAGGTGTATATCGACGGTGCCAACATGAACGCTCTGGTGGGCCTGGCCGCGTTCGGTCAGTTCGGCGGCGACGTATCGCACCTGAACCTGCACAAAACCTTCTGCATTCCCCACGGCGGCGGTGGCCCAGGCATGGGCCCCATCGGCGTGGCCCAACATCTGGCGCCCTTCCTGCCCGGTCACCCGGTCCAGGGCGTGCCCGACACCGACCCGGCCAACGGCACCATCAGCGCCGCCCCCTGGGGCTCCGCCAGCATCCTGCCGATCAGCTGGATGTACATCAAAATGATGGGCAAAAACGGCATGCGCCAGGCCAGCGAATACGCCATCCTGAACGCCAACTACATCGCCAGACAGCTGAGTGGCCACTACCCCATTCTGTACAAGGGCAAAAACGGCACCATCGCCCACGAATGCCTGCTGGACCTGCGCCCGCTGAAAGAAGCCAGTGGCGTTACCGAGGAAGACATCGCCAAGCGCCTGATGGACTTCGGTTTCCACGCCCCCACCATGTCCTTCCCGGTGGCCGGCACCTTGATGATCGAGCCGACCGAATCCGAGTCCAAAGAAGAGCTGGACCGCTTTATCGAAGCCATGATCACCATCCGCAAGGAAATCGCCCAGATCGAAAGCGGCGAATACACCGTGGAACAGAGCCCGCTGCGCAATGCACCGCACACGCAGGACGACGTGATGGATGAGAACTGGGATCGCCCCTACAGCCGAGACACAGCTTCACGCCCAGCAAGCTGGCTGAGAGAGCACAAGGTGTGGCCGACGGTGAACCGCATTGATAATGTGTTCGGGGACCGGAATCTTGTTTGTTCTTGCCCGAGTATTGAGGATTATCGGTGA
- a CDS encoding nucleotidyltransferase family protein → MSQVPSGLRVTPSEWHLIEDILSRHLASTRVLAFGSRATGKPKPYSDLDLAIVSEKPVPIDTLARLSEAFSESDLPWKVDVLDYSMTDESFQRIIQRDGIPLR, encoded by the coding sequence ATGAGTCAGGTTCCCAGCGGTCTCCGCGTCACCCCGAGCGAATGGCACCTGATCGAAGATATTCTAAGTCGGCACCTGGCCAGTACGCGGGTACTCGCCTTCGGTTCCCGTGCGACCGGAAAGCCAAAACCCTACTCCGACCTCGACTTGGCCATTGTCAGCGAAAAGCCCGTTCCGATCGATACGCTGGCCAGGCTATCAGAAGCGTTCTCCGAGTCCGACCTTCCATGGAAAGTAGATGTCCTGGACTATTCAATGACGGATGAGTCGTTTCAGCGCATCATTCAACGAGACGGTATTCCGTTGCGCTAA
- a CDS encoding nucleotidyltransferase substrate binding protein — protein MEAKLDLTTLANAVSRLEEGLARYQQDTSDTQIRDGLIQRFEFTYEISHKMLKRYLEMTSATPEQFDAMPFQDLIRTGNEAGLLRSDWPTWRRYRELRAKTSHTYSEDVALIVVAEIPDFLLEARHLLNELQKRNV, from the coding sequence ATGGAAGCAAAGCTGGATCTTACCACCCTAGCGAACGCTGTCTCACGACTGGAGGAGGGTCTTGCCCGCTACCAACAAGATACCTCCGACACCCAGATTAGAGACGGGCTGATTCAACGCTTTGAGTTCACCTACGAAATCAGTCACAAAATGCTCAAGCGGTATCTGGAAATGACGTCCGCCACTCCTGAGCAGTTTGACGCAATGCCGTTTCAGGATCTGATCCGGACAGGTAATGAGGCCGGTTTGTTACGAAGTGACTGGCCAACGTGGCGTCGCTATCGAGAGCTTAGAGCCAAAACCAGCCACACCTACAGCGAAGATGTCGCGCTCATCGTAGTCGCGGAGATACCCGACTTTCTCCTGGAAGCTCGCCATCTGCTGAACGAATTGCAAAAGCGAAACGTATGA
- a CDS encoding rhamnogalacturonan acetylesterase, which produces MPNKGILRIVAQLAILLLSLPCFAEELHPQTLFIAGDSTAASYQNKDHQGWGATLQSFLDEDKVVVDNRARGGRSSRTFITEGLWQSLIEDVKPGDLVLIQFGHNDAGAINDDSRARGSLPGLSDERTEITNQVTGKNETVYTFGHYIRQMVADVKAKDATPILLSMTVRNRWENDRVERRHGQYGYWMRQLAWALDTPFIDVTNPVADKLDRLGAERVAELYPKDHTHFNEAGAELHVETIVSALKGLRPTLAAELYSAKGRKVMAYDWTFLRLPVIAHPGKTSIFMVGDSTVRNGWGDGAGGQWGWGDFIDDYLSAEDYNFVNRAIGGFSSRTFVTGGHWERTLNMARPGDYVVIQFGHNDSAPLNDKERARGTIKGVGAAEQDIDNLLTGQPETVHTYGWYLRKMIGEAYARGVTPILATPVPRKIWDDSGERIARPDDSYPQWARQVAAESGVALIDLHEWVAERYDELGPEKVEAFFADKHTHTSREGAQLNAKVVAQGLEGIL; this is translated from the coding sequence ATGCCTAACAAGGGAATCCTCCGAATCGTCGCGCAGCTCGCGATACTCCTGCTTTCACTGCCCTGCTTCGCCGAGGAGCTGCACCCCCAGACCCTCTTTATTGCCGGGGACTCCACGGCGGCGTCCTACCAGAACAAGGACCACCAGGGCTGGGGCGCCACCCTGCAGAGCTTTCTGGATGAGGACAAAGTGGTCGTGGATAACCGGGCGCGGGGCGGTCGGAGCAGCCGGACGTTTATTACCGAAGGGTTGTGGCAGTCTCTGATCGAGGACGTCAAGCCCGGCGATCTGGTGTTGATCCAGTTCGGGCATAACGATGCCGGGGCGATCAATGATGACAGCCGGGCGCGGGGCTCCCTGCCCGGACTGAGCGACGAACGGACCGAGATTACCAATCAGGTGACCGGCAAGAACGAAACGGTGTATACCTTTGGGCACTACATTCGCCAGATGGTGGCGGACGTGAAAGCCAAGGACGCCACGCCGATCCTTTTGTCGATGACGGTCCGTAACCGGTGGGAAAATGACCGTGTTGAGCGTCGCCACGGCCAGTACGGTTACTGGATGCGCCAGCTCGCCTGGGCGCTGGACACACCGTTTATCGATGTGACCAACCCGGTGGCCGACAAGCTGGACCGCCTGGGCGCCGAGCGGGTGGCGGAACTCTACCCGAAGGACCACACCCATTTTAACGAGGCGGGCGCCGAGCTTCACGTCGAGACCATCGTATCGGCGCTGAAGGGGCTGCGTCCCACCCTGGCGGCGGAGCTGTATTCCGCTAAAGGCCGCAAAGTGATGGCCTACGACTGGACGTTTCTGCGCCTGCCGGTAATCGCCCACCCCGGGAAGACCAGCATTTTTATGGTCGGCGACTCCACCGTGCGCAACGGTTGGGGCGATGGCGCCGGTGGTCAGTGGGGTTGGGGTGATTTCATTGACGATTATCTGAGCGCCGAGGACTACAACTTTGTCAATCGCGCCATCGGCGGTTTCAGCAGCCGGACTTTTGTAACCGGCGGCCACTGGGAGCGAACCCTGAACATGGCGCGCCCCGGTGATTATGTGGTGATCCAGTTTGGTCACAATGACTCCGCTCCACTCAATGATAAAGAGCGGGCACGGGGCACCATCAAGGGGGTCGGTGCCGCCGAGCAGGACATCGACAACCTTCTGACCGGCCAGCCTGAAACGGTTCACACCTACGGCTGGTACCTGCGCAAAATGATTGGCGAGGCCTATGCCCGAGGTGTGACTCCCATCCTCGCCACCCCGGTGCCCCGGAAAATCTGGGACGACAGCGGTGAGCGGATTGCCCGCCCGGACGACAGTTACCCTCAGTGGGCCCGACAGGTCGCCGCGGAAAGCGGCGTCGCGCTGATCGATCTGCACGAATGGGTCGCCGAACGTTATGACGAGCTGGGGCCGGAAAAAGTCGAAGCCTTTTTTGCCGACAAACACACCCACACGTCCCGCGAAGGGGCCCAACTGAATGCCAAAGTGGTCGCCCAGGGGCTTGAAGGCATTCTGTAG
- a CDS encoding glycoside hydrolase family 20 zincin-like fold domain-containing protein → MTIKRLFPSFVLLFLLNATAACAQEVTLVYDETVPQEAYAARKLGEALEEQGYELGSDRSGYDHLVSLSVHEERLGSEAFAIVPEDRVTSVYGGDHRGLIYGALALAETLRNGTPLTSVEATEQSPNLAFRGIKYNLPWETYRPSSALDQHYDTARDLEYWEAFLDMMVANRFNAISLWNLHPFTFMIQPKNFPEASPWSDKEFAQWQRLYREIFRMAKERGLDTYLVHWSIFVSREFAEAHSVAEQNFYPHYYVEGDTSEIVRRYLRESVTQVLEEYPNLDGFGISHGEGMAGMTPLERQKWMDDVLIAGMLDADRPVKLIHRVPFSSGTGSEPGVSKSVEVVTRDAMEKLEDRFDGPIWVEMKFNWSHAHSTPELVKVHGGKLGDTYFKPTPKNYKVTWQARNEDFFALRWGVPDFIRQHIALNGAADYVGGYFVGSETYIPALDYFTAVDEPVDWNWAFERQWLFYQLWGRLLYDPETPDSVFQAAFNRRYGAKGDNLLNAYSLASSTQLRLASLYDSRWDFTLYSEGFLALQGDYTRYISVDHLIDHPTMDPDYVSVADFVETMHEGGSFGVDRITPPILAEQLERDNREALRLVEGIDTEGNASLMYEVADVKTWAHLGLHLAEKLKGAVALHRYRLYGDDEQQQVAIRHLQQALAHWDQVVAITRPIYRDMPLTHYNHNFFEANDDNLFHWALVRDEVAQDVEIARSAEPEGSAR, encoded by the coding sequence ATGACAATAAAACGCTTGTTCCCTTCGTTTGTGCTCCTCTTTCTTTTGAACGCTACCGCAGCCTGTGCTCAGGAGGTGACGCTCGTCTACGACGAGACGGTGCCACAGGAGGCCTATGCCGCCCGGAAACTGGGTGAGGCCCTGGAAGAGCAGGGCTATGAGCTCGGCTCGGATCGGAGCGGTTACGATCATCTGGTCAGTCTGTCGGTGCATGAAGAGAGGCTGGGTTCTGAAGCCTTTGCTATTGTGCCCGAGGACAGGGTCACGAGCGTCTATGGGGGCGATCACCGGGGGCTGATCTATGGCGCGCTCGCCCTGGCCGAGACGTTGCGCAACGGCACGCCGCTGACGTCGGTGGAAGCCACCGAACAGAGCCCGAATCTGGCGTTTCGCGGGATCAAATACAATCTGCCCTGGGAAACCTACCGGCCCAGCTCAGCGCTGGACCAGCACTACGACACGGCCCGGGATCTCGAATATTGGGAGGCGTTTCTGGATATGATGGTGGCGAACCGCTTCAACGCCATCAGCCTGTGGAATCTGCACCCTTTCACGTTCATGATCCAGCCGAAAAATTTCCCCGAAGCGAGCCCCTGGTCCGATAAAGAATTCGCCCAGTGGCAGCGTCTCTACCGCGAGATCTTCCGGATGGCAAAGGAGCGTGGGTTGGACACCTACCTGGTCCACTGGAGCATTTTTGTCAGCCGGGAATTTGCCGAGGCCCACTCCGTCGCGGAGCAGAACTTTTATCCACACTACTATGTGGAAGGCGATACCTCTGAGATCGTGCGGCGTTATCTGCGCGAAAGCGTGACCCAGGTGCTGGAGGAGTATCCCAACCTGGATGGGTTTGGTATTTCCCACGGTGAAGGCATGGCTGGCATGACGCCTCTTGAGCGCCAGAAGTGGATGGATGATGTGTTGATCGCGGGGATGCTGGACGCTGATCGCCCCGTGAAACTCATTCACCGCGTCCCTTTTTCCTCGGGAACCGGTTCGGAGCCGGGCGTCAGCAAGAGTGTGGAAGTGGTGACCCGCGATGCGATGGAGAAGCTGGAGGATCGCTTCGATGGCCCGATCTGGGTGGAAATGAAGTTCAATTGGTCCCATGCCCATTCCACACCGGAGCTGGTGAAGGTCCACGGCGGCAAGCTGGGCGACACTTATTTCAAACCGACGCCCAAAAACTACAAGGTCACCTGGCAGGCACGCAACGAAGACTTCTTTGCCCTGCGCTGGGGCGTGCCCGATTTCATTCGTCAACATATCGCTCTGAATGGCGCGGCGGACTATGTGGGCGGTTATTTTGTCGGCTCGGAAACCTACATCCCGGCGCTCGATTACTTCACCGCGGTGGACGAGCCGGTCGACTGGAACTGGGCCTTCGAGCGCCAGTGGTTGTTCTATCAGCTTTGGGGCCGTCTGCTTTACGATCCTGAAACGCCCGACTCGGTGTTTCAGGCGGCATTCAACCGCCGGTACGGGGCCAAGGGAGATAACCTGTTGAACGCTTACTCTCTGGCCTCATCCACCCAGTTGCGGCTGGCCTCGCTGTATGACTCGCGCTGGGATTTCACCCTCTACAGCGAGGGCTTTCTGGCGCTGCAGGGCGACTACACCCGTTATATTTCGGTTGACCACCTTATCGACCATCCCACCATGGACCCGGATTATGTCTCGGTGGCGGATTTCGTAGAGACGATGCACGAAGGCGGCTCTTTCGGCGTTGACCGCATTACTCCGCCGATTCTGGCCGAGCAGCTTGAGCGCGACAATCGCGAGGCGCTTCGGCTGGTAGAAGGTATTGATACCGAGGGCAATGCCTCGCTCATGTACGAAGTGGCCGACGTCAAAACCTGGGCCCATCTCGGTCTGCATCTTGCGGAGAAGCTGAAAGGCGCCGTGGCGCTACACCGTTACCGTCTGTACGGTGATGACGAACAGCAGCAGGTGGCTATCCGGCATTTACAGCAGGCCCTCGCGCACTGGGACCAGGTGGTGGCGATCACCCGGCCGATTTACCGCGACATGCCGCTGACCCACTACAACCACAACTTCTTCGAGGCCAATGACGATAATCTCTTTCATTGGGCCCTGGTTCGGGATGAGGTGGCGCAAGACGTTGAAATTGCCCGCAGTGCCGAGCCAGAAGGTTCGGCCAGATGA
- a CDS encoding DUF418 domain-containing protein, with protein sequence MQPHPMGPTEESERLVHLDILRGFALFGILLVNFQWFTRPLQAIYLGYDPSLTDTNLTVDWLISWLAEGKFYPLFALLFGVSFTLMAERADVRDTRFWTTYCRRLLMLAFIGLLHVAFVWSGDILLVYAVCAAVMLVLFRRTPVQRLWKWALVPIGIPFLLIGVLALSSFIDPSSMNDMREDLVQEKAELLADVERARAVYSDGSYIEVTRERINGYLSYVSSDEILVFPTVIAYFLLGRWLAVSRRVIDLHRHRRFLRSWAIVGFPSGLVLSALAAALMYRGDIALLDQFSLVGAWLASVAGVVLPLGYLAVVVLNASTLRWLAPVGRMALSQYLLQSLVWTTVFYGYGLGLWGQVPRIWHPALVVVFFALQVVSSHWWLKHFRYGPVEWLWRCFTYWRWQPLRRELR encoded by the coding sequence ATGCAGCCACACCCTATGGGCCCCACTGAAGAATCCGAACGCTTGGTTCACTTGGACATTTTACGTGGCTTTGCTTTATTCGGTATCTTATTGGTCAACTTTCAATGGTTTACTCGACCTCTCCAAGCAATATATCTGGGGTATGACCCGTCTCTCACCGACACCAACCTCACCGTTGACTGGTTGATCAGTTGGTTGGCGGAAGGCAAATTTTACCCTTTATTTGCCCTGTTGTTTGGTGTCAGCTTTACATTGATGGCTGAACGTGCAGACGTCAGGGATACCCGCTTCTGGACAACGTATTGCCGTCGCTTATTGATGTTGGCTTTCATCGGGCTGCTGCATGTGGCTTTTGTCTGGTCTGGTGATATTTTATTGGTTTATGCCGTATGTGCGGCGGTGATGCTTGTGCTGTTTCGGCGGACACCGGTGCAGCGATTGTGGAAATGGGCCCTGGTGCCAATAGGAATACCGTTTTTGCTAATCGGTGTATTGGCGCTGTCATCGTTCATTGACCCCTCCTCAATGAACGATATGCGTGAAGATCTTGTGCAAGAGAAAGCCGAGTTGCTAGCGGATGTTGAGCGGGCTCGCGCGGTATACAGTGACGGCAGTTACATCGAGGTGACACGCGAACGCATCAACGGCTACCTGAGCTACGTGTCTTCTGACGAAATCCTCGTGTTCCCCACGGTGATAGCTTATTTTCTGCTGGGCCGTTGGCTGGCTGTATCACGCCGAGTGATTGATCTCCACAGGCATCGCCGGTTTTTGCGGTCCTGGGCGATCGTGGGTTTTCCTTCAGGGCTGGTTTTGTCGGCTTTGGCCGCCGCTCTTATGTATCGTGGCGATATTGCTCTACTGGATCAGTTCTCTCTCGTGGGGGCATGGTTAGCGTCGGTGGCCGGTGTGGTTTTACCACTCGGTTATCTGGCGGTGGTGGTACTGAATGCCTCAACACTCCGCTGGTTGGCACCAGTGGGTCGCATGGCGCTCAGTCAGTACCTGTTGCAATCCTTGGTTTGGACCACAGTCTTCTATGGCTATGGGTTGGGACTCTGGGGACAAGTGCCCAGAATCTGGCACCCAGCGCTGGTTGTGGTGTTTTTTGCGCTGCAAGTAGTCAGCAGTCACTGGTGGTTAAAGCACTTTCGCTACGGTCCCGTCGAATGGTTATGGCGTTGCTTTACCTACTGGCGTTGGCAGCCTTTGCGTCGCGAGCTTCGTTGA